Proteins encoded together in one Paracoccus sp. SMMA_5_TC window:
- a CDS encoding sulfurtransferase TusA family protein has translation MTPDPVIDARGLLCPLPVLRLRKRLQALAPGSRVVLLATDPAAAIDVPHFCAQSGHRLLASHPQAEGATAFTVERGPACAMKAGV, from the coding sequence ATGACCCCCGATCCTGTCATCGACGCGCGCGGCCTGCTGTGTCCGTTGCCGGTCCTGCGGTTGCGCAAGCGGTTGCAGGCGCTGGCGCCGGGCAGCCGGGTGGTGCTGCTGGCCACCGATCCGGCGGCGGCGATCGATGTGCCGCATTTCTGTGCCCAGTCGGGGCATAGATTGCTGGCGAGCCACCCCCAGGCCGAAGGTGCAACCGCCTTCACCGTCGAGCGGGGGCCCGCCTGCGCCATGAAGGCAGGCGTCTGA